A segment of the Panicum hallii strain FIL2 chromosome 1, PHallii_v3.1, whole genome shotgun sequence genome:
CTACGGCGCCAAGCAACCTGCGGGGACATCTTGAGCTTCATCGATGACGTCGGCTCCACCGTGTGTTTGCTTTTCTGCGTCGCAGTGCCACCACCTTCACGATTTGTGTATTGTTGTGGTATTTGCTAATTTGTAAGTGGGATTCACCACTTGGATATATGCTTGTGTTTTCAAGTTGTTAATAATAAGAAAAAACATAAGTTTGAGCCAACAAAATGCATACAAGAAATTTATAGTAACATAAACTCTCCAATAAATCAGTCTTCTACATATGTAAAATTTCAATGAACTAGTATTCTTGTTTCTTCTACAAATGCATTACCACATAAAAGTGTAAATTCATCCAATAAAATACAGTAAGCAACTAAGCAACAAGCAAATGGTCTACTGTAAAAAATTTTCAACTTTCCCATCCATCCATTCAAGCCCTAGAACTGGGATGGCCCAATTACCAAAAAACGATAATGAAAAGGAAAAGGACAGGGGGCAACGCAAACAAATGAATAATGCCCCCATTCCCTTTCTGAATGAAAGCGTCCTGCATGTCTATATCTAAGAGCGCAGTCCGTCGGCCCATTGGAACTGGCCCTAGGCGTTGGGCCAGCCCATCTCAGCCCTATTCACACAGTTGTATTGACAGGCACTGTTTGGCATGAAAGTCCATACAAAACTGGCATTGCATGTTGTTGCTATCTGAAGTATGTCTTGCCAATGCAACTTTCTTTCATCATTAGGATGGAAGTGCTAGGTCTAGAAGCGTGGCAAATACCCACAACCCATGAGATCATATGATATTTTCAAGCGTATGGGAAACATTAGAATGGTGCACTAGAAGTTATGAGTAAAACGGAAGCAAGACAAGCTGCTAGCGATAAGGATTTAGGATCAGATTCGCAAGCATTTATAGAAAACGATCAGAGTAGTGAACACAGAACACAGGCACAATAAGAATGCAATAGTGCCGGGCAAATAGCCAGTTCAGACACATGCTCATATAGACTCTATAATCCCGAGCCGTCAATTACACTAGTGGATAAATATAGAACAGAACGAAAGACTATGACTGAACAGAGAGTAGCAGATGAGAACGGTTACACTAGCTTTGGTGGAACGAGCGAGAGGATATGATAGGTGTGCCGTGTGCGCAGGGACAGATAACTCCGTTGAGGCGCTGAAGGAAGCCAGGTCGGGAGAGTTGCGAGGTGTAAACCCAGCCAGTTGCCGAAACGGACGAACCACTTCCACGAACAGCtgattccttttttttttttgagggcaCCACGAACAGCTGATCCTCCTCCGGTCGCAACTGCACACACTCGTCTCAGACTAAGCTCCACATGACTGTACGGTGGTAGCTGAATGCTTGCGTCAATCCAGCGTGTCGTAGTATCCCCAAAGGCGGCTCATTTTTCTTTTTATCTTGTCGATGAAATCATCCGTTTGACTGATCGTGCTCACATGATGGTTACGATTTGAATGTTTCGTTGCAGGAGATGGATCAGGTCGTGCTACGATAGTGTTGGGTGCTGGATGGTCGACCAAATCCCGGAAACGCGTGGATCGGAGCACGCCCTTTTTATACCCCAAGCCAGCTAGTCCTCAGCTGCAGCTAGGCATTTCCCCTTTCGTGCATATCTCACTGAGCACCAGAGCTCCAGACTCAGAGAGAGAGAAACGCGATGCAGAAACGCGCGGTGGCGGtgggcgcggcggccgccgtgcTCGGCCTCGCCGCGGCCGTCCTGGGGTTCGCCGCGGAGTATTTCAAGCACAAGGCAAGCTAGACACAGACACCCCGGCCGTCGATTACCATCTCCGCTCCTCGATCGATCCACCATCCGACGGCGAGGGCCTAACTGTTGCTTGTGCGGGTGTCTGTGACCTAATCTTATCGTGGCCGCGCAGGCTTTCGTGGGGTCCGACACGTTCCGCTGCGAGTaccggcgcacgccggcgttcGGCTGCGGCATCGCCGCCGCGCTGCTCTCGCTGGCCGGGGTGGCGCTCGTCACCGCGGCCAGCGGCTGCTTCGGCCgcttcggcgccgccgccgtcgtcgcgccCGCGCGCGGCACCGTCAGGAAGGTGTGCGCGGCGCTCGCGTGGTACGTTCTCCTCCTACGTCCACGCCGCGCTGCTGATTAGCTTCGATTATTCGCGCTAACTGGTGCTGCCGAGACGCAGGCtgctggtggcggcggcggcggttatGTTCATGTACGGCGCGTCGCGGAACGCGGGAGGGACGGGGGGCTTCACCGCGGTCGAGCGGCGGCCCgggagcagcagcggcggccgCGCCTTCGACTTCGTCTGCACCGAGCTCAGGGACGGAGTCTTCAAGTCGGCGTcgctcgcggccgccgccggcatcGCCTGTGCGATCGCGGCCTACTTCGACGCCCTCCGGCAGAGGGACCAGACGGCCACGTTGGGCGTCGCAATGGGGCAGCCGCAGTGGTCGTCGCAGCCACCATACCCGGCTCCCGTGGCTTACCCTCCGTACGGTGGCTACGGCGCCAAGCAACCTGCAGGGGCAGCGTGAGCTTGATTGATGACGTCGGCTCCAGCGTGTGTTTGTTTTTGTGCGGCGATGTGCCCCCACTAGTTCACCGTTGTGTAGTTATGGGATACTCCCAGTGTCCcaaattattaattattttagtgtttctaaatatataatttttactatgcatctacatatatatttatatctagatacatatCAAAATCTGaatttaaaaaattaaaataactaataatttGAAACGGAATGAGCAGTAGTTTACTTGAGATTTGGCTTTGTTTATTTACCAAATTGTAAAGTGGGATTGCTCTTCCCTCGGATATATGCTACTAGGGATCCATGCTGCTATGTGTTTTCAAGTTGTTAATAAGAAAATCAATTGAACATCAAATTTATAATTTGATTATGTTTCTTGCGATGGAACTTTTTCAGCCTTGCTTGGTTTGAGTCTCCGATTTTCAGCTAATTATTCTTTTAGAGCTAACTAACGTAAGTGTTCCACCACCACTTATTTTAAAACAATGGATGTGATCATGTGAACAGTAAGACCAGTAGGTTGGTCTTTGACCGAAATATTTGAAAATTATAATGAAATTTAAAAATCTGAATGAATTTTATTCAAAGAATAATTGGTATTACTGGTATGGGCATTTATTGGTAGACCACCCATAGGACCAAAATTTTCGATTTTCGGTGAAATTCGGCCAGAATTCTGAACCTTAGTTGGCATACACAGTTACCCATAACTTCCTCGATCTGAAGATTCACAAGCTATTCATACGAGCAGATATGTGGTGTGTATATATGGGTGTAACAATGCGCCTTATGTTTGAGGGGGGAAAATGAATAAGGTCATATCTCTACGGTTCGAAACTGAgatcaaataaaaaaatatgtGTCTATAATATTGGCCACAGTTCACCAAAAGTTTCATATGTCCCACCAGCTCAATCTAACCACAACCACTACTTTTTAAACGAAGCTACTACAGCCATGGATAATAATATAGATAGATGATTGCACGAACACAAGGCTCACCCGCAGCTCTGGCACGGACCAAAGATTGCAATAGATGGATGCTCAAATTTTTAGGTTTAGCGAAGCAAAGTTTTGGTCATCACAGTCTCACAGATCAGATCAGACCGGAaagtttttaaaaaaaaactgaaaAAGAAATTAAAGGGTCACACCAAACCACACGTGACATTTCTAAAGCTCATGTGACATCAACAAAAGCGTGCTGGTCGTCGCCGAACGGCGATATGCGCCCTCGCCGCGGTGCAGCTAGAACGAGTTCGTCGCCGACTCGCCGTACGTCACCCTCTGTCGTCCTAGTCGCGAATTCTTGTCTGGGCAAATAAAATCGTGTAGCAAGGCAGCTAGTTTCTCTATTTCTAGAGCACGCAAGCCAAAAAGCTTGCCGTGGGGCAAGCGCAACCCGGTGGCTTGTGGCACTCTTTTCCTCTAAACCCAAAATTACAGCACATGCTACAAGTCTAATTTCTTAGCGCACGTGCACTGATCGTATACCATCGGTTCTctaatctttttttttaaatGGGACCTGCAAAATCTTTTTTTTGGAAACTAAGGCCCGAAGAATCTTAGTCAGGAGCAACCAAGAGTCCAAAATACCTGCTCGGACGAAGCTTGGGCCGCTAAGCCCATTCAATTTTACCTAGGCTAGCGTCCCGGACACCTGTGCCAGCCCTGAGTGTTTTCACATTCACGCACGCAGGCCCACCTATTTCGGAGCTCAGAAAAAAAAACCCAGCGACTTTTCCATGGCTCTCTCTCTGTACCTCTCCCCGGCCCTGCTGCCGCCACAACTTGATGTGGCTATCATCGACGACCTCACCCCGGCGGCCGGCAACGGAAAACAGCAGGGGAGGCCTCCTACAGGGAAGCCATAGGGTATGTTTGGTTCAGTTGTGAGCTATAAAAAAGCTGATGTGAGCTATCAGCTGTGAAAAAGCTAAAAGTCGTTTGGTTCAATCTGCTGTGAAACTGTGGATTTGATAGAAATTGTCTGTAATACCCGCTAGGTCCTGATATGTTATTTATCGTAATAATGTAATATTTATATTGACTAACATGTTTTTTTACGAATTCATATAGTTCACAATAACAATGAGATTAGTTTGAATCAAATTGTACTTCGGATCACACAATTTTTTTAATATATATTATACTATTTCTTTGGTATTTaacggagagagagagagagagctcgGTGGTGAAGAATGGCAATACGCTTGAAGACAGCTGCCTCCACCATGGTCGCAGGAGAAACAGACAAGGCGAGCGCTTTGCTAGCTTCGTAGCACGAAGCTGCTACTGTCCCTGGTCGCGGCCGCGGCGCACCTGCAGCACGCTGCACCTGGCGGAGAATTGTGCGCCGGCATGTCTAAATTGCCACGTCCGACGGCGAATCCAATCCAATCAACCGTGAATCCAATTCAAACCATCCATTGCCTCCAGAAACGAGCACGACAGCCGGCAGTGAGGGCGACCAGGGGAAGGGAGCAAGCCACGGTGATGGGAAAGGAGTAGCGTCGGCGAGGGCCTGGGCAGGTAACGATGACGGGGAGGGAGTAGGCGAGGGCCTGGATGCGAGGATGCGACGGGAAGCTCCAGAGACTGGCGATgtcgagatccgacggccggCAAGGGACGCCCGAGCTCCGGCGGCCGACGAGGGCAGGgccgagctccggtggccaaccTAGCTGCGCTGTGATGTCTGCTCGGTTGGGGAAGAAACACGATGGGAGGAGAAAAGAATCGAACCGGTACGTAACTTGCCAGTGGCTGGCGGGTAAATTCTTCAACTTTCTTCGCCTCAAAACAGTAAAAGTAGGTGGTGGCCTGCTTTTCCATTTGCACTGCAAAACGCTGCCTGCGGTGAGATAAGCTATTGGGCTTTGCCCCCGTTTGGTTCGACTTCTACGTTTTGAAAGCAAACGCGGTCTGTGGACGCCGAACCAAACGCAGCCTCAGTATCCTCCTCTTCCCAGCCTTCTACCGCCACTGCCACTGGACTAGACTGGCGTGGGGCAAATCCTGGCTTGGTTCGAGGGGTTTCGCTGGAGCTCGGTGGAGCCTGGTTCTGGTTGCTGGCGATGGAGAGGGCGCTGAAGAATGCAGCCGGATCCCAGGTggaggacgacgaggacgaTGCAGCTGCACTGGGGAGACTGAATTGGTGCTGGGCCTTCATTGCCTGTTGTGGCTGAAAGGGCGGCTGGGGGCCCAGCACGCCTGCTCCAGGGCATAGGCCAGGCCTGTACCAGGCCGGTCCATGGGTTGTAGCCAGCGGCCCATGGCAAGCCAGTAGAGGGGGATTGCTGATGTTGACCCCCGCCGCTGTTgccttggccgccgccgccggtcccaGTCCCGCCGTTCTGGCTACTGCTATATCCGCTGTTGTCGTTGGAGCCAGAGTCGGATCTGCGCTTCTTGTAGTGCGGTTTGTTGCGGGAGTTGCCGGAGTCGGAGTTGTCGGTGTTGGTGGTTCCGAAGTTGGAACCGTGGCTAGCGTGGTACGCCTGCCCGGACTCTGCCGAGGCTTCATGCTTGTCGCAGAGTTCTTCCAACAGGAGGTAGGAGCGGGCACTCATGAAGGTGTGGGGTGGACTCTTGGAGGTGATCACGGGCTTGAGATGGCGATACCTCGGATGGAGACCCCGAATGAGATTGAGCACCTGGCTGGGTTGGGAGACGGGCTGGCCGAGGTCGTGGAGGCTGTCGGCGGGGTGATGCTCATGTCACCTTGACGGAGGCTGCGGAACTCGGCCTCTAGGTACACGGCGCGCTGCATCTTGTTGTCGCGGAAGAGCCCTTCAATGTCCGCCCAGATGGTGaaggcggaggcgcgcggcttGTAGATGATGTCGAAGACACGCTTGTGCAGCGTCGTGTACAACCAATTGACGATGCAGTGCTCGGTCTGTAGCCACTCGGCGTCGCGCTCGTCGAGAGGCGACGGGGACGAGACGTATGTCACCAAGCCGAACTTGCCGAGGACGGAGTCGAAGAAGCACCGCCACTGGCTCTAGTTGGACTCTTCGATGTCAAGCAGCACGGGGACGTGGGAACAGATGTTAACTTGCTAAACTACGGACGTAGGAGCGGGAGGAAGGACGATCTCGCCGGTGGTGGAGTCAGAGGAGGCAGTGGAATGGGAGGGTGAGGCCATGGCAGCGGAAGAGGAGGACGCGAACAGGTTAATAAGGGCAGATCGTTCGGTCATTGATACCATGGAGGAGGAGAAAatgagagaaagagagagatcaACCGCGCTTCTTATTGATCGATGAATGGTTACATATATACTTGCAGAGCTCTAACTAATAGCGAGATTACTAGCGGAGCGTGGCGTGCAATGCGGGCGAAGTGAGACGCGCAACGTGGGCGCGGATGACGTGGGCGCAGCGTAACTGCCGCGCGGACATTGGCGAGCACAGGGCTGAGCCGTTGTAGCGCCGAGCCACTGTACGTCTTGCTAACAAATATGTCGTAAAGGAGGATTCTTGTCATTCTAGCTATGCGTTAGTGTCAAGGTTCTACATAGCTATAGTTGCCCTATAGCTAATTTCTGAACTTGCCACAAAGTCAGAAACAGATAGCTTTTATATGGCCATGAGAACCGTGTGATTTTTATAACCTCGGTTAGCATCACCTACCAATATCCTGGGCTCAGCTATCCATTTGTCGTAATAGGTTTCCCTGTGTAAATTTCAGGTACAATGACTTTTCTGGCTCCAGTAACGACTGCCTGAAGTCCTGAACTAACCTGAGGATATATACGGAGGCTGTGGCGCTCTTGACGGCGAGAACTTGGCAGAGGGTCCAATGGATGCTAAAATTTTTGTTCTCTGGTACTGTTAGCTGCTGTGGCCAGGCTGAAATTTTCAAGCTGCATGTACATAACCATTAGCCCCGTGTGTAAATCGTCAAGCGCAATATATAGATTAGGTTATTAGAGGATTTTACGTGCCCCTGCAAAGTTTAGTGGTCAGAATGTTTCTGGATACGGCACTGCAACATGCAATTAGGAAAAGTAGGATTTCCCATTGCTCTCTGGCAGGCTGGCAGCTTCCTGTCGCAAAATTGTCAGTTTTTGAAGCTTGTCAGCATGTCACCGTACAAGGGTGCCTGTGCGTCCGGACATATATACTCCGGACTCTATGACACAGTACTCCTTCCGTTAAGATATCTATTATTTTTATGGCATATTTTCATGGCAGATCATGAAGATAAGAAAATAACAAATGTACTCCTATTTAATATCTTATTTGGTTGTCATTTATTGATTTTATGGTCGGTTGGGAATGATTAGTTTTCAAAACACTATAATATGCCTTATATTCGGGTACAAGTTTTGAACGCTTCAATGCCTTATATTTCAGGACGGGGAGAGTAATTGCCTAGTGCACGCCAGCTTTGATAATATGGTGGTGGATGTATTGTTAGTTAGGTACTTATTGGTTTAGCCTTGATATTACATGTTTGTGCGGTAGTGTTGGCAATTTTTTCGTTTAGCATATAGGACACAATTTAGTAATTCATTAAAGTATGGAAAAAATTTATATAACCTCCAACGTATTATGGGTCGACTATATGATCCCTTCAACTATGAAACCGGATTTTTAATCCCTTCATCTTTTGCAAAACCGTTAAAAGTACTCCCTGAGGCGGTTTTGCACGGTATTGCCACCCTGGTGCGCTGAGATGAACCAAAATGCTGATGTGGACCGACTGATAGGTGAGCCTAACTTGTAAGTGGTAGATCACATCCCTTCCCCCTCCTTGTCCTTTGATCACGGCCATCGCCGTCCCGTCGTGCTGCGAGCCGCGCCCACCAAGCTGGAGTggcagcggcgcgcggcgcagtGCGTCGCAGGACCTACCTGGCACGCCCTGGAGCTCCGCGGGGCCCATGCAGTGATCTGTGTCGCGGGCGCTAGTGCGGGCTTGTGCAAGCGTGGGCTCCGACGGCGACGCGGAGCGGGTCGGGCGGCGTCAAGGAGCAGCAGATCGGGCGCCGGCTTGGGCCGGTGTAAGCGTGGGCTTCGGCGCTGTCGAGCGAAGCAGGTCGAGCGGCAGGTAGGAGGAGGAGCAGGTCGGGTACGGGCGCGGACCCGTGTGAGCGTCGGCTCCAGCGCCGTCAGGCGGAGCAGGTCAggtggaggagaggaggagcagGCCGGGCACTAGCGCAGGCCCGCGCGAGCGTCGGCTCTGGCACTGTCAGGCGGAGAAGGTCAGGTGGTGGGGATGAGGAGCAGGTTAGGCGTCGGGTGACCAGAGGATAAGGAGAAGGGGAAAACGAGATAGACCAACCTATCAGTCAGTCCACATCATCATCTCGTTCCACCTCAGCGCACCAGTGTGATAAATCACCGTGCAAAACCACTTTAGGGCGCTTTAAACGGTTTTGGAAAGATAAAGGGGTTAAAATCCGGTTTTATAGTTAAGTTATAATGTAGTCGACCCACAATATGTTGGGTGGTTACGTAGACTTTTTACTTAAAAGTATTTTACCAGCAAACTTTGGATTTCGAGAACAAGATGGTTTACCGAATTTAGCTCGGCTTGTTGCATTTTAAATACCCAAAAGCTACACCGAGATGCATCTCCATTTAAGAATATCTTAAGAGCCTTTTGTTCCTTTCTTAAGCCTACAGCAAATACAACCTTCTTTTTCCCGATTTAGATACCAGGCCTTCTCTATTAGGGAAAAGAATTGTATTTCCGAGTGACCCTTGTTATAGGCCCGTTGCATCAAATTCCTCTATTCATGCTACGCGTACGTAACAGAGAGACGCACCTACTGGTTTCCCATTGATTGGTTTCACTTCACTACAGGCACCTCCTCCTATGCCGCTCAATCCTTGGTTTCACTGCACTACAGGCACCCGCGCTGCCGCTGAATCGTGGATGGCTGGATCGCACCGGCGCGCAGATCGGACGGTTCGGAAAAGCTCCCCGGGAAGCGGCCCCGCCGGCCCGATTACGAATGGCTTACCTACGGGCCCCACCTCTCTCGGGCCCCCGTGCAGCCTCCCCAATAATTCATTTGTCACCAAACTTTGCACCCGCCTCCCTCTGTACCCGTCCGAAACCCTAGCccacctcgccggcggcgggcccTCCGGCGATGGAGGTGGAGGAGCCGTTCCCGCAGTCCAAGAATCCCCGCAGGGCCCGGCGACGGGACCTCAACGCGCTGGTCCGGCTCGCTCCATCCCCTCTTTCCTTGTGTTGTTTCCCGATCCTTTTAGCGGCCTTGCGATCCTGAGCGCTCGATAGGCGCGTAGTGTGGGGGGAAATTTCCATGGCTTTCCTGGAATTCGTGGTTGGGGGAATGCGGAGGGAAGCTTCAGTTTTCATTTTCAACTTGAGGGCGCGTGGGCGGTAGTTTAAACTGAAGCTGGTTGTCATTTAGGGTTAGGATTTGATTAGTTCATTTGGTGGTTGTTTAGTCTTTAAACACTTTTTGTTGAACTGGATTAGCATTTGTTTTCGTGGGAAGCTGTCAAATGTCTGGTGATTCTGTATTTCTGTTCATCCCTGCGAGCTTGTGAGGTTCTAATTTGTGAACCATTTCTGTCCACATTAAGTTGCACCCTTTGCTTCAGATGCACTGATATTTGGCACACCTTAGTTGGATGGTTATTCGAGAATTTGCGAGCAGTTCAAGGCAAACTGTTAGTGTCATGCCGTCCTGAAATACCTACATTCAGGATGTGTTACATGCTCAAAGTCTCTTATGCCATTACTATGATCTCAAAAAGTTGCTCTCAAGTTGACTTCAATTTTTACCAGCTGGAAGAAACTTCAAATTCCAGTAGGTTGCAATATGAGTGGTGTCGTGATGAAGGTTTTGTTTCAGGATCCCAGCATGGAGGAGTCCGATGGGGAGGATATTGGTGTTCCAGAAGTTGGTATGGTGTTCAATAATCACACAGAAGTCAACCGATTCTACCGCAAGTATGCCCGTCGTGTTGGCTTTGGTGTCTCAGTAAGGAGGTCCTCATTTTCACAAGAAGGAACCTGCTTATATCTCGAGCTTATGTGCTGCAAAGGAGGGCGGCCACGTTATGAGCCGAAGTTCCGGAAACGGGCCTCATCGACCACTAACTGCCCAGCCAAGATCCGAGTGAAGTTGTGGGGAGACAAACTGTTGCATGTAGAGTTGGCAATCCTTGATCACAATCATCCAGTGAGCCCAGCAATGGCAAGATTCTTGAACTCTTATAAGCAGCTCTCTGGCCCTGCAAAGAGGCGGTTGCGTATGGGTGGCCCTGGGGCTATGCCTGTTGAAGAGCCAAGTAAGATGCCCATGGATAAGTTGGGGGAACTTGAGGAGCTTTTGTTTGGTGAGAGCAAGCACCACAGTTTTGTGGAGAGGGGCCGTTTGAAGCTCCAACCTGGAGATTCGGAGGCCCTTCGACTTTTCTTCACCCGGATGCAGGCCAAAAATGCTAATTTTTTCAATGTCATTGATTTGGATGATGAAGGCTGTATCAGGAATGTTTTCTGGGCAGATGCACGGTCAAGAGCCATGTATGAGTACTATAGTGATGTCATCACACTTGATACTTCCTATGTGGTTAGTAAACATGATATGCCTCTTGCAACATTCATCGGGGTGAATCATCATGGCCAATCTGTATTGATGGGGTGTGCCCTGCTTTCTGATGAAACAGCAGAAACCTATTCATGGCTACTTAAGGCTTGGATAGCATGCATGTCTGGCAATCTTCCGAAGGCCATTGTCACTGACTACTGTAGGGGCATCCAAAGTGCTGTAGCTGAGGTTATTCCTGGAGTCCGTCATAGAATGTGCTTGTTTCAGATAATGAGGAAGGCTGCAGAGCGGTTAAGTGGGCTGTCAGAGTACAGAGCTATTAACAAGGCAATGCATAAGGCTGTCTATGATTCTTTAACCATAGATGAGTTTGAAGGAGAATGGAATACTTTAATTTCATTTACTGGGCTTCAGGGCAATGACTGGTTAAGATCACTTTATGAATGTCGAGCTTCTTGGGTTCCTGTCTTCATTAAAGATACATTCTGGGCAGGAATGTCTGTTACACAAAGAAATGAAACTATCACTCCTTTTTTTGATGGATATGTGGATTTAAAAACCACCTTGAAGCAATTTCTTGTCAAGTATGAGATGGCTTTGCAGAGCAAATATGAGAAGGAGGTCCAAGCAGATTTTGAGACATTTCATAAGCAACGTCCACCAGTATCAAAATTCTATATGGAAGAGCAGCTCTCAAAGGTATACACCCATAATATGTTCAAGAAGTTCCAGGATGAGATTGAAGCCATAATGTACTGCCACGTATCTTTAATTGCTGTTGATGGTCCTGTCTCCACGTTCAATGTCAAGGAGTGTATTTTCCTTGAAGATGGTAAAAGGACTATGAGTAAGATTTTTGCAGTGACATACAATGCGGACGAAAAGGATATAACATGTATCTGTGGAGGTTTCCAATTCAGTGGGATCCTATGCCGGCATAGTCTCTCAATGCTCAAGTTTCAACTGGTTCGTGAAATTCCACCACAGTATATTCTTGATAGGTGGAAAAAGGATTTTAGGCAGTTGCACGTGATGGGACGCCCTCCAAGTGACCTTGTCCCCAACAACCGTGTGGATCGATACGACTATTTGTCAATGAGATGCCTGCAACTTGTTGACTCTGCAGTCCTATCAGATAAATATCGCCTTGCTTTGAGGTTGGTAAGGGAGATGGAGAAATTTCTGCTAAATAGCAATACACATGATGATACACAACCAAGGATCAAGTCTCGTGTTCCTAAAGTAAATAAGCCAAATACAGCGACTGGTCAAAATGTGGTGGATGCAGCTACTAACAATGGAAATGTTGGCCCCAAAGCACCAGAGGTAATACACATGTTTGTTTGCAAGCTTTATGTAAATTAATATCAACGGTGGATATGATTTGCTTAAATGGGTACCATGTAATGAATCTTTTCTGCAATATGCAGGCTCCTGCAGTCATGCAAGCATCACAGATCCAAAAGGTAGATTGCACTAAGCATTAGTTAATATTGTATCCTTAGTTGACACATGTAGCACTAAGGATATTGATTGATTGCTATTTCCTCCCCAGGGAGGAGCAGAAAGAGGAATAGTTCCTGCTGGCTACATTGGAGTGCCAGCTAATGTCCATCAATTTGGAGCCAATCAAGCAGCAATTCGTCCAAG
Coding sequences within it:
- the LOC112897970 gene encoding uncharacterized protein LOC112897970, coding for MQKRAVAVGAAAAVLGLAAAVLGFAAEYFKHKAFVGSDTFRCEYRRTPAFGCGIAAALLSLAGVALVTAASGCFGRFGAAAVVAPARGTVRKVCAALAWLLVAAAAVMFMYGASRNAGGTGGFTAVERRPGSSSGGRAFDFVCTELRDGVFKSASLAAAAGIACAIAAYFDALRQRDQTATLGVAMGQPQWSSQPPYPAPVAYPPYGGYGAKQPAGAA
- the LOC112903712 gene encoding protein FAR1-RELATED SEQUENCE 6-like, which produces MEVEEPFPQSKNPRRARRRDLNALDPSMEESDGEDIGVPEVGMVFNNHTEVNRFYRKYARRVGFGVSVRRSSFSQEGTCLYLELMCCKGGRPRYEPKFRKRASSTTNCPAKIRVKLWGDKLLHVELAILDHNHPVSPAMARFLNSYKQLSGPAKRRLRMGGPGAMPVEEPSKMPMDKLGELEELLFGESKHHSFVERGRLKLQPGDSEALRLFFTRMQAKNANFFNVIDLDDEGCIRNVFWADARSRAMYEYYSDVITLDTSYVVSKHDMPLATFIGVNHHGQSVLMGCALLSDETAETYSWLLKAWIACMSGNLPKAIVTDYCRGIQSAVAEVIPGVRHRMCLFQIMRKAAERLSGLSEYRAINKAMHKAVYDSLTIDEFEGEWNTLISFTGLQGNDWLRSLYECRASWVPVFIKDTFWAGMSVTQRNETITPFFDGYVDLKTTLKQFLVKYEMALQSKYEKEVQADFETFHKQRPPVSKFYMEEQLSKVYTHNMFKKFQDEIEAIMYCHVSLIAVDGPVSTFNVKECIFLEDGKRTMSKIFAVTYNADEKDITCICGGFQFSGILCRHSLSMLKFQLVREIPPQYILDRWKKDFRQLHVMGRPPSDLVPNNRVDRYDYLSMRCLQLVDSAVLSDKYRLALRLVREMEKFLLNSNTHDDTQPRIKSRVPKVNKPNTATGQNVVDAATNNGNVGPKAPEAPAVMQASQIQKGGAERGIVPAGYIGVPANVHQFGANQAAIRPSIVYMVPSGVDPQAFGNGVLMPVMYQQVFQVPQKPNGTVQDTSANGKKKRSRGQKLTETSQQSNGTPGPSSG